ACTATCTAATATTTATGCTATTGATAAACTTACAGGTAACGAATCTGAGAGTGAATTTACAGGCAAAGCTGTTGGCGAGCATATGTTTTTGTATGATGGATTTGGCGAGGATTCTTCAATTTATATAAAAAAAATTAGAGTGTATGGACAAGAAATAGCTATTTGTGAATTTTTGGCAAGAGATATTACAGTAATAGAATCCACAAAAAGCATTATAGAAAAGCTGATAAACGAATCTTTGCCTTATTTGGTTGAAGTGTTTATGAGTATAAGAAATGATACAGCGAGAAGATATTTCTCTATGAATGCTCTAAATATAATAAAAAGTGCTAGGCCGAGAACATTCTATCACTCTTTTAGGGTTGCTGATTTGGCGGTTGCAATAGCTAAAAAAATGGGATTAGATAAAGAGTCGCAAAGAAAGTTGTATTATGCTGGTTTAATACATGATATAGGTGAGATGTATATACCTAGAGATGTTTTTTATAAAGAAGGCAAATTATCAAAAGAAGAGTTAGAGATAATAAAACAACATCCAAAGAATTTAAAGAGGATTTTTGAACATAACCCACTCATGGGAGATATTGTTGAGATTGCTTACTATCACCATGAGAGAGTTGATGGTAAAGGTTATTACGGTTATACAGGAGACAATATACCACTTGAGTCTAAAATACTTGCTTTGTGCGAAGTTGTAGATGGATTGTACTCCGATAGACCAGATAGAAAGGGTTTTGGTGTTAAGAAGATTATTTCATTGATAGAGAAGTCTTATGATGTTTTTGGCGAGGATATAGTAAGAAATTCTATAGAAGCTATAGATAAATTTTATTCCAGAAAAGAGCTTGATGTATCGATACTTGACAACATAAATAGTGTTGGCAAGCCGGCCACCATTATAGCATCTAAGAATGGAAAGCTTATTTTTTTGCAGGGTTCTGTTGAGTATGCCAATAATAAGATGTTAGGAGTAAGCTTTAATGATGATGTAGATATTGAATTTTCGTACAGGGAGATAATAAGGGTTCAGTTTCCATTTTTTGATTTTATATACGACTTTAAAGCTGCCGTCATATCTAGCTCTTCATCATCCATTAGCTTGGTCATAAAAGGGCCTTCTGAGACTAGTGTCAGTAACTTGAGTGTTCTTTGGGAGTTTGATGCTATAGCTATACCCTTGAGATTTTCACCAAAATCTGCTGATTCCAAAAAGGAGAGTGTAGTATTTGTGAAGATAAGAGTTGAAAGGTTTGGATCTAAATCACTATCAGCAAGGGTGGAAAAATCCAATGTCAGATTGACTGTAGGAGAAACAGTTTTATTGAAAATGAAACCATTAAAGGATACTATAACTATTCCTGCCGTGGTTTCTAATATTATGGATAGGCATGAGTATGAGCTTGTATATTTTGAATATTTCAATATTTCGGAAAAAACTGACGCACTTATACATAGGGCAATTTACTACAAACAATCAAAACAAAACGCTCCGCTGTAGTTTTTACATTTCTTTAATGCAAATTTAATACTTTTTTAACATTTTTTATATATCTCCTGTTTTTGATGAGAAGAAGAACATTTGCCGCAAAAGATAAGATTTTTCTCTTTTTAACAGTCCTATCTTCCATTTTAACTGTTGCTATAGTTGTTGCGATGTTCATAGTTCTTCTTATAGCTTCTCTTGATGCAATAAAGCATTTTGGTGTTTTTCATTTTATATTTCATGAAGAGTGGAATCCGCCAAGGCATATATTTGGTGGAGCATCTTCAATTTATGGAACAATTATGACAACTATAATTGCTCTTCTGTTTGCAATTCCAACTTCATTTGGTATTGCCATTTTTATAACTCAAATATGCCCAAAGTCATTAAAAGGCATATTCTCATCAGCCATTGAACTGCTTGCAACTATTCCAAGCATAATTTACGGCATGTGGGGTCTGTTTAGCTTAGCTCCCGTTATGAGAAATTACATTGAACCAGCACTGCAGAAAGTATTTTTTCCAATACCCGGCTTAAGAATCTTATTTGAAGGCACACCCTTAGGTATAGATTTATTAACCGCAGGCCTTGTTTTAAGCATAATGATAATCCCATTTATAGCTTCTATAGCAAGGGATAACTTCGAGTTAACGCCAAAGGAGTTGTCTGAGTCTGCCTATGCTATGGGTGCGACAAAATGGGAAGTTATAAAAGATGTGATAATACCGTATTCAAAGGTTGGGCTTTTAAGCGGCATTATCATAGCAACAGGCAGGGCTTTGGGTGAGACAATGGCTGTTGCTTTTGTGCTTGGAAATGACCATTCTATTCATCTTTCGCTCCTTAAGTCTTCAACGACGATTGCCGTTACACTTGCTAATGAGTTTACAGAAGCAGACTTTAATCTGTATGTCTCATCTCTGTTTTATTTGGGATTTATTTTGCTATTTTTGAGCTTCTTTTTACTTAGTATTGCAAAATTTTTGGTCAAGAAGGGAGCAAAAAGGGATGGATAGGATAAAAAAAAGAAAGATAGCCAATAAGATAGCTTTAAGTTTAAGTGTTTTTGCTGCTTGCTTAGGTCTTTTTTGGCTTGTTTTTATCATCCTTAGCGTTCTTCAAAAAGGCTTTTCTGCTATAAACTGGTCTCTATTTTTAAAAGACCCTGCACCACCTGGATTTTCCGGTGGCGGTCTAAGGTCTGCCTTTGTTGGTCAAGGAATAATAACAGTTATAGCATCAATAGTTGGGATACCTATTGGCATCATGGGTGGCACATTTCTTGCAGAGTATGGCAGAAATTCAAAGTTTTCAAAATTGGTAAGCGACATTGCAGACATAATGATAAGCTTGCCATCCATTGTTGTTGGAACATTCGTTTATAGCATAATGGTTAGGCCTATGGGGCATTTCAGCGGATATGCAGGAGCGGTAGCACTTGCAATTATCATGATACCAACAATTTTAAGAACAACAGAAGAGATGCTTAATCTCGTTCCGTGGGAGTTAAGAGAAGCAGCATTTGCCTTGGGTGCGCCTTATTATAAAGTTATCAAGGATGTCGTGTATCGCTCTGCTGCCGCAGGTCTTTTTACCGGTGTTTTGCTTGGAGTTGCCAGAGTTGCAACAGAGACAGCGCCACTCTTGTTCACATCTTTCAACAATCCGTTTTTCACAATTAACCCTAACCAACCTATGCCATCTCTAACCGTCACGATATATCAGTATGCGATGGGGCCGTATGAAGAGTGGCATAAACTCGCATGGGGGGCTTCATTTGTTATAGTTGCAACTGTTCTATTTCTCTCTCTAATTGGAAGGTTTCTCATAAATAGGAGGTTCTCAAAAAGATGAATCAGGTGCTTTTGAGTGTGAAGAATCTAAATTTTTTTTATGGCAAAACCCAGATATTGCACAACATAAATATGGATATTTATAAAAACAGGATTACAGCTTTAATTGGCCCATCTGGATGCGGTAAAACAACATTCTTGAGATGTTTTAACAGGATGCATGACCTTTATAAAGGCAATAGATACGAAGGTGAGATACTCTATAAAGGCGAAAACATTTTGAAGGTTAAAGACCTTATAGAGTTAAGAAGTAAGATAGGTATGGTGTTTCAGAAGCCAACGCCGTTTCCCATGTCTATATTTGACAATGTTGCATACGGATTAAAACTCAAAGGCATAAAAGATAAGAACATAATAAGAGAAAGGGTTGAAAAAGCTTTAATTGAAGCCGCTTTATGGGATGAAGTGAAAGATAAGCTGTATTCGTCTGCTTTGGCTTTGAGTGGTGGCCAGCAGCAGAGAATGGTTATAGCAAGGGCTTTGGCTGTTGAACCTGATATTATACTGTTTGATGAGCCTACGAGTGCACTTGACCCTATAGCAACATCAAAGATTGAAGAGCTTCTGTTTAACTTAAAAAAGATTACAACGATACTCATAGTTACCCATAACATGCAGCAGGCTGCAAGGGTTTCTGATTTTACCGCATTTTTATTTAAAGGGCATCTGATAGAGTTTGAAAGAACAGAAAAGCTGTTTACGAATCCGAAGGAAGAGTTAACTGAAAAGTACATAACAGGAAGGTTCGGTTGATAAAAAGGGGGATTTATGGTTAGAATAGACGATGATATTAGAATGTTAAGGATTAAGATATCAAAAATGGCGTCAATTTCTCTAAATATGGTTGAAAAAGCATCAGAAGGCTTATTTGAAAGAAGGTCGGAGCTGCTTGAAGATGTTATAAAAACAGACAATCTCGTTGATGAGATTGATAATGATATAGACCAGACAGTGGTAAGGATATGTGCTATAAGGCATCCAGAAGCCGGTGATTTAAGATTTATTTTATCGTGTGTTAAAGCGAATGTTGCTATAGAACGCGTTGCTGATAATGCTGTGAATATAGCTGAGTGGGCTTTGAAGATAAACAAGTATCCACAGCTTAAGCCATATATCGATTTACCGAAAATGAGAGACATAGCAGTAGGAATGGTTAGAGATGCTGTTGATTCGTTTCTTGATAGAAATGTTGACAGAAGTAGGGAGATAATAAAAAAGGATGAGATTGTTGATAATTTGGAAATTCAAATAATAAGAGAGCTTATGACATATATACTTGAAGATGCTCATAATATAAAAACTGCATTAAGACTTATGTATGTTGCAAGAGCGTATGAGAGAATAGCAGACCAGGCAACAAACATAGCCGAGCTTGCTATATTCACTGCAACAGGTGAGATAGTAAAACATAGAAGGAAAAAAGAGTGAAAGGGACGATATTAATAATCGAAGATGACGATTATATAGCCGAGCTTATAGAGTTTAATTTGGCAAAGGAAGGCTATGAAGTCATACTTGCAAAAGATGCAAACGAAGGACTGATGTTTTTAAAAAGCAGCGATATTGACCTTATATTGCTTGATTTAATGCTTCCTGGTCTTCAAGGTGAAGAGTTTTTGGATTTGATAAAAGGCAAAGGTAAAAGTGATTTACCTGTTCTGATAATAACGGCAAAGACGGGCGATGAGTTGTTTGTTAAGCTTCTTAAAACTGGTGCAGATGATTTTTTGGTTAAACCGTTCTCTGTTAAGGTGTTGATTGCAAAGATTGAAGCCATATTAAGAAGGGTAAAAGGTGGTGGTTTTAATATTATTGAAGCTTTCGGCATTGAGATACAGCCAGATGAGTTTATTGCAAGGGTTGATGGAGAAGAGCTTGAGCTTACAAAAACTGAGTTTGATATACTAAAGTTGTTGATTGAGAATAAAGGAAAGGTGTTGACAAGGGATAGAATTCTTCAAACTGTTTGGGGTATTGATGCTTCTGTAAGTGATAGGACTATAGATGTTCATGTTTCAAAGATAAGAAGAAAGCTCAAAGACAAGGGAAAATTAATAAAATCCATACCCAAAATAGGATATAAGCTCTCTTTATGAAAAGGTTTATCAGGCTCTTTAGCATATTTCTTCTTGGTGGTTTGCTGATAATCTTTTTTATAGCTGTGTATTTCTATCCAAGAGTTTGCTCTGTCGATAAACTTTTTGATGGTATTGCTTCTCTTTTGGTTATTTTTACTGTTTTTGCCTTTGGGTTTGCAGTTTTTTTAAGCAATAGAGAAGAGAAGGTTTACAAATATCTAAGGGATGTTGTTGACGATTTAAAAAACTCAAAAGAGCCAGAATTTCCGCACTTCAATGATAGGGAGCTTGTTAAACTCTTCTCTGGTATAAAGGAGATTTATAAAACCCTTAAAAGGAAT
This genomic stretch from Hippea alviniae EP5-r harbors:
- the pstB gene encoding phosphate ABC transporter ATP-binding protein PstB; this encodes MNQVLLSVKNLNFFYGKTQILHNINMDIYKNRITALIGPSGCGKTTFLRCFNRMHDLYKGNRYEGEILYKGENILKVKDLIELRSKIGMVFQKPTPFPMSIFDNVAYGLKLKGIKDKNIIRERVEKALIEAALWDEVKDKLYSSALALSGGQQQRMVIARALAVEPDIILFDEPTSALDPIATSKIEELLFNLKKITTILIVTHNMQQAARVSDFTAFLFKGHLIEFERTEKLFTNPKEELTEKYITGRFG
- the phoU gene encoding phosphate signaling complex protein PhoU; translation: MVRIDDDIRMLRIKISKMASISLNMVEKASEGLFERRSELLEDVIKTDNLVDEIDNDIDQTVVRICAIRHPEAGDLRFILSCVKANVAIERVADNAVNIAEWALKINKYPQLKPYIDLPKMRDIAVGMVRDAVDSFLDRNVDRSREIIKKDEIVDNLEIQIIRELMTYILEDAHNIKTALRLMYVARAYERIADQATNIAELAIFTATGEIVKHRRKKE
- a CDS encoding response regulator transcription factor codes for the protein MKGTILIIEDDDYIAELIEFNLAKEGYEVILAKDANEGLMFLKSSDIDLILLDLMLPGLQGEEFLDLIKGKGKSDLPVLIITAKTGDELFVKLLKTGADDFLVKPFSVKVLIAKIEAILRRVKGGGFNIIEAFGIEIQPDEFIARVDGEELELTKTEFDILKLLIENKGKVLTRDRILQTVWGIDASVSDRTIDVHVSKIRRKLKDKGKLIKSIPKIGYKLSL
- the pstC gene encoding phosphate ABC transporter permease subunit PstC, with protein sequence MRRRTFAAKDKIFLFLTVLSSILTVAIVVAMFIVLLIASLDAIKHFGVFHFIFHEEWNPPRHIFGGASSIYGTIMTTIIALLFAIPTSFGIAIFITQICPKSLKGIFSSAIELLATIPSIIYGMWGLFSLAPVMRNYIEPALQKVFFPIPGLRILFEGTPLGIDLLTAGLVLSIMIIPFIASIARDNFELTPKELSESAYAMGATKWEVIKDVIIPYSKVGLLSGIIIATGRALGETMAVAFVLGNDHSIHLSLLKSSTTIAVTLANEFTEADFNLYVSSLFYLGFILLFLSFFLLSIAKFLVKKGAKRDG
- a CDS encoding HD-GYP domain-containing protein, which codes for MGYPTKKLKELISLYLSKIENEKFRFSLFFVLGSRQYFLFNVYDSHKGFLPDYKGMQLSNIYAIDKLTGNESESEFTGKAVGEHMFLYDGFGEDSSIYIKKIRVYGQEIAICEFLARDITVIESTKSIIEKLINESLPYLVEVFMSIRNDTARRYFSMNALNIIKSARPRTFYHSFRVADLAVAIAKKMGLDKESQRKLYYAGLIHDIGEMYIPRDVFYKEGKLSKEELEIIKQHPKNLKRIFEHNPLMGDIVEIAYYHHERVDGKGYYGYTGDNIPLESKILALCEVVDGLYSDRPDRKGFGVKKIISLIEKSYDVFGEDIVRNSIEAIDKFYSRKELDVSILDNINSVGKPATIIASKNGKLIFLQGSVEYANNKMLGVSFNDDVDIEFSYREIIRVQFPFFDFIYDFKAAVISSSSSSISLVIKGPSETSVSNLSVLWEFDAIAIPLRFSPKSADSKKESVVFVKIRVERFGSKSLSARVEKSNVRLTVGETVLLKMKPLKDTITIPAVVSNIMDRHEYELVYFEYFNISEKTDALIHRAIYYKQSKQNAPL
- the pstA gene encoding phosphate ABC transporter permease PstA; translation: MDRIKKRKIANKIALSLSVFAACLGLFWLVFIILSVLQKGFSAINWSLFLKDPAPPGFSGGGLRSAFVGQGIITVIASIVGIPIGIMGGTFLAEYGRNSKFSKLVSDIADIMISLPSIVVGTFVYSIMVRPMGHFSGYAGAVALAIIMIPTILRTTEEMLNLVPWELREAAFALGAPYYKVIKDVVYRSAAAGLFTGVLLGVARVATETAPLLFTSFNNPFFTINPNQPMPSLTVTIYQYAMGPYEEWHKLAWGASFVIVATVLFLSLIGRFLINRRFSKR